AGCTCGATCCAGCGCTGCTCCTCGCTGAAGGGCTGGTCCGTTACCAGCCGAAAGCCAAGCTTTTCGGTATAGAACGCGAGCGCACGGTCCTGGTCCAGGACAGGAATGCTAACGAACTTAACTCCTCGAATCATCGACCCCTCCTATGACAACTACAACATTGTCGGCAGGAGGGATCTTCTCTGGCAAGGTATCTATAAAATTTATTACTATAGTTTTTATGCACCATGTTGCCATCGATGACTACGTGCTTGATGTTCTGTTGCCAGACCTTACTGGACACGATCACTCCCCAGCGGCCTTTCTCGTCTACGTCATCCTCTGGACAAGGCTTTACCGCTCCGAGCAGCGAAGCGTTGCGATCAGCCTGCAGCAGTTTGTCGAATCCACCGGATTGTCGAAGACGGCGGTGCAGCGATCGCTCCAGTTGTTGAAACGCCGCAAACTGATCTCCATTACTAAATCCAACCGCACCGCCGTGCCTCGTTATACGCTGATGCGCCACTGGTTAAAGCGGCGCAGTCGATAGGCAACCTCACGGCTTCGCCCATACACTCGCGTTCAGACATTCCACCACGCCATCAATGATGCCGCTGAGCCCTGCCGTAAAGCGGTCAGCATCGGCGATCTGCTTTGTTGCAATTGCGTCCGTAATGTTGATAGCAGCTCCAACGACCTCAATGGCCGCCTTCTTCTTTTGCTCGCCGCTGCCCTCCCCAAAGAGGGCCTCGGCACCGTGAAGCGCGCCCGGAAGAAATGCCAGCGCGCGCAGAAAGACCTTCATGAAATCCATCGTCATTCTCCAGTTTTGTTTGGTTATCGCCGCAGATAGTTGATTGCCACATGTATCAGCGTCACCAGCGCCCCAATCGCCGTCGTAAATCCCTTCAAGCGCTGCACGCTACGCTCATGCCGTTCGACGCGCTCCTCCAGCTGCGTCAAGCGGCCTGGCTGGCCAATCCCCATCAGTTGGTCCATCTGACTCTTCAACACACGCAGATCGGCCAGCACCTTTCCTTCAAACTCCGTCATCGCACACCTCTTTTTTGTTTTCGTAATCAGCCGACCGGCAGATTGGTAAAGACCGCGCTCGAAAATCGCGAATACACCGGTGGATTCGAGTTGTCGTACATACGCACGTAATAGCGCTCCACCTGGGCTGCTCGCGGAATCGAAAAACTCCGCACTGGCGAACGCAACACGAGGTCCTGGTCAACACCGGCACCGAAGGCCCAGTCGCGTCGCCGCACCTCGAAGCCACCACCCGCGGGCGGATTGATTCCTGCATCCATCTGCAATGCCGTTCCTGTAGCACTGGTCACCTGCAACGACTGGAGGTTGACCAGTACATTTGCAGGCGTGCTGGCCGCTGTCTCGGGCAACAAGGCATCGACAGCGACACCCTCCGCGAGCTTCAAACCCAGGCTCTCAGCCCAATCGTTAGCAAAGCTGATGTGATAGCTCGCGAGCTCGGGGCGGGCATGGCCGTCTTCGACCACCACCTTGCGCACCAGCAGCTTCAACGTGTCGCCACCAGAGCCGATAGCGAGTACATCGCCAGGCCAGATGTCCGCACCGGGATTCATCATCGTGTACGTGCCTGCTATTGCAGCCGACCGGCTGGAAGCAAAGCGCAGAACGGCTAACGCAGCGGTCTCACAGTCCACCGAACTCCGTGCGAGTGGCTTGGCCACATGGCCCATCCACTGCGCCATGCCGGGCACTCCACCCGCGCTCTCTCGCGCAATGCTGGCTGCATCGCTCAGTCGAGCTACCGATCGCCTGCGTCCGCGATAGAAGACTGTGAACTGCTCACCCGCGACTGGAATCCTTCCCGCAAAGAAGGTGATCCTTCCCGCAGGCGAGACCATGCAGTCCACGCCCTCTCCAGCGGCTCCTGTCATCCGTACTGTCTGTGAGCCGCCCGGCAGAGTGCTGACGATCCACACCGATCCCGCCTGTGTAATGCGGCAGTACCCCACCGAGCCAGACAATGCCACGCTGTTCACAACAGCAAAGTTGCAGCTTGCCGGAGAGATCGCAACCGCGCCGGAGTAAAGCACCATTGCCGGAGTATTCGAGGCCGTGCCCTCATCCACCAACTCGAAGAGCAACGACATTGGTGCTGCAACTGCACCACCACCGTAGCTCTCGAGCACACCATCGACCATCGTCGACCAGGTCTGCAACACACGCTCGGTCTCTACGCAGTGCAGCCGCATCCGCAGAGTGTATTTGTGGCCGTTCTGGATCGTGAATGGCGTTCCCACCTCTGCGCCATTGATGAATGGAACCACAACGGTCGTGCCAGCGCTCTGCCGCACGTTGTATCCGGCAAAGCAGTTCCCGCTGACAACCTCGCCGTTATAAAGCCCGCACACGATTCCAGTGCTCGGGCTTGCAAGCTGCACGTTGCCTGCCTCGACCACCAGCGTTCCTCCCATCTCGATGGGATCGATGGCGGTAAGCGTCGTCTGACCGTCGAGCCCGTTGCCTCCAGTCATCGTCAATCCCGCTGACGTGAGCTTTAGAAACGAGCCAGGATCGGCGATCTGCCATATGCGCGGATTCAGCACGCCCTGGTTGAAGCTGTCTAAGAGCGCCTGCGAAGAACTGGCACTCGCAGCTGAATGTGTAAACCGTGTTGGACGATACGGTGCTTCAGCAAGATTGAAGACACTCGTTGTTCCATCACCTGCGAAGCTCTCAGCGATATACGCTGCAGGCTCCATTTCGCCGCTCAGCGTTACGTCATTGGCCAACTCGCGCACCGCTACCGTATTCAGCGCGGCAGGATTGAGCGAGCCATCGCCATCGCTCAGCACGTGCGTTACTGCACCCGCTGTTGCCAGGCTGACGGCTCCATTCAGCACACGGTACGAGGCATACGCTGCATTGGCAATCTCGCCTGCATTAGTCGACCACGACGATGTCTGCTTCGGAGCGAAGACCCCGACCTTCGCTCCTGCAACAACTGCATCGGTTGAGAACAACCCGGCATCGACTCGGTCCGTTAGGGTGCGGAGCAGATCTCCTGCCGTTTGACTCAACCCTGTGCCTCCGGGCGAGAGGCTCTGCTTATCAAGCAGCCATTCGTCGCTCACCGCATTGAACACAAGCCGATGCACTGGTCCCATCGTTGCCACACCTGCGTAGATGCGCGCTGGCTCCGTTGCAAGATAGCCGGTGAACAACACTGCGCCTGCATCCGAAGCCACAACCACACGAGCGCGCCGCGATGGAACCGGAAGACTCAATGCGCTTAGGTCAAGTAACCCCGTGCATCGCGAGGGAGCGTTCAGCGTACGCTCGATCTTCAATGGGCCATCGGCGGCGACGGCAGCGCTATAGTCGCGCGCGCCTGTTCCGTCCAGATTGTCGATCGTGATCCTCACAGACGTCCTCCCTCGTTGGCCTGCGTAAGCGGCGGAAGCCCGCGCATGGCCCGCACTTCATCCACAGTCATGACTCCCGTTTCGATCAGCGTCTTCTGGATCGCCGCCTCGCTCGCCTCGTCACGCCCCTCCAGCTCGTTGAAACAGAACTCGAACTCGCGCCAGCCCAGCTTCTTGCTGACCAGGTCGCGCGTGATGTGCTCGGCAACCAGCTTCGCTACTGGAACCACCGCGCTCTGAAAGGCCTCGTTCGCCAGCTCTGCTGCCGTAGAACGGTTCACATCGCCGGGAACACCCAGCAGCATCGGCGGAAGCTCAAATGCATTCGCGATCAGACGGATCAACATCTCCTGCCACTGAAGCCGAAGATCCGCGTCCGTACCTCCCGCAAAGCGCAGCACCTCGGGCTTGTTTTTGCTGCTCAGTACCGGGACGCGGCCAGTGCCTTCAATCTCGTCCTGCCACCAGCGAATCAGCCGGTCATGCTGCTCGGGAGTCACCTCGTTCAGCCACAGCGCATATTGCACCACGGAGTTCGAAGCCAGCCGCCCCGCATAGCGATTCGCACTCAGAAACTGGTTCACCGTCTCGAAGGCCACCTCCAGCCGGCCTAGACCGAACGGCGTATGTGTGCGCGGATTCAGCCGCACATACATCAGCTCGTCATCACGCAACGGAATCAGCGCATCGGTGCCCAATCTTCCCGTCGCCTGCGCATAACGAGGGCGTGCAGGATCACCATCCCAGCGCGTATCGATCTGGATGGTCGCGCCATCAACGGCCCACAGATGAAAAGGCCGCTCCGGATCGCCAGTGGTTTCCATCTCCACCGCACCGAATCCACCGACCAGCAGGTCTTCGATCACCTGCTCCCACAGCACGCGGAAGCTGTCGGAGACGTTTGGTTCTTCGAGACCGCTCCGCAGAATCAGCAGCCGCTCCTTAGCGTTCGCCACATCACTCATCTTGTAACCGCGACGGATACGAACCTGCCAGTCCATACTGGCGACTTTATCCTTCACCACATTGATGGCGCGACGCACCACGGGTGTCTCGGCAAACCGGCGAAGATTCGCCGGGGTCGGCTTAGGCAACGCATTCTGCCCAACGCGCGCTCCCTGATATGGGGAGAGAATCGCAGGCAGCGCCTTGGTCTTTCTGTCTCCCTGGCTGGCATTGATCTCAGCGGCATCGACGCTCGCAACCTTTTGCCAGATATCCTTTACTGTCTCTCGAATTCTCATTTCGCGTTCACCTCATTCAAGTTCAAAACAAAGCGGCATGGCCCGAAGGCCATGCCGCTTCTCTTTTCTCCTGCTCTCTGGCGCTTACACTCTCAACTCCAACCTTGCGGTCTCGGCCACGCGAGCCAGATCGCTCAACGTAACCACTCGAATCTGCTCGCGCTCCATCGCCTCTACGCCGAAGCGATAGCGTTCTGCTGATTCAACCTCTTCTTCCTTACCCTTTTTGACCGCTTCAACCACTGCGGTCAGCTCCAGGCGTGCGTTCTCCACGCGCTCTACTCCTTCGCGAAGCTGGGGCGCCGACCACGCCAGACTCTTGGCTGCTTCGACATCGCCTTCAAGCGACACTGCCTGGAACATTCGGATCAACCCGCCCTGCACGGCGCGATATCCACAATCGATCTTCATCGGATCACCAGGCCGTGTATAAGTCGAAGCCGCGATCCGCTTGCGCATCAATCCCCATACTCTCGCACGCTCAAACTCGTCGCGCATCACTTCTGCAATGGCTGCTCTGCCTGATTTCCTGCGTTCCTGCTTCACCTTCAGGGGCTCGACATACATCCGCATCAATTGCTCAAGCTCGGCAGTCATGTTCACAGCCAGCGAGGCCCGCGCTTCTGTGATCTGCACGGAGTTCGAAAGCGCGTCTTCAAGCAGTTGCATCACTGGTTTGGTATCCGCAGCGCCCAGCAGCAGGCGCTCGGCAATCTCGCTCTCCAGCGACTCCAGCAACCCGACATCTGCGTCAGCATCCATGCAGCGCACGCGGCTCCAGTCACGCGTAAAGCGCACCACGGTATTCGGCTCACGACTTGCAGGAGAATTCACTTCACGCAGCACCACGCCGATGTTGGTGAACTCGCCCTTCACCACATCCGGCACGTACCGGATGAGGAAGAATTCGCATTGAATACGATCAGGCATACCTCTACATCACCCATCCTCTCTCATTTGCCACCGTAGCAAATTGTTGAGAGACCACAACCTTCGCGGTCTGGTTCCACATCGGGAAAGGCTCACGGTTCGAATCGCGAAACGACGTGATCAGCTCGCGCACTCGTGATCTACGCATCAGCAGTTGCTCCATCAGGCGTTCCAGCACTAACGTATCGCCGCCGTACCATTCTGGCGGAACCTGCTCGGCAATCCTCCACAGCGTATCGGCCTCCATCGCTTCTATCTTGCTCAGCCAAGGCTCAAAGCTCTGCCATCCAGTCACACCTGCATAGACGCGATTGCGCTGGTAGACGCCGCGCAGCGGCGAATCGGGAAAGCTCCACTCGCCCGCATTAAAGCAAAATCCCTGATCGATGAAGCTGGCGCGGTATCTGCGCTCTCGTGGCCTTCGCTCGAAGACCGCCTGACGGCCGTTACAATTGCCGGTCCATTTATCGATGCACAACATCCCGGCGAACTCGCGCAGGTTCTTCACCTCGTCGAGCTGCGGATCTGGAAGATAGTCAACTACCTGTCCAGGCATCAATCCGCCGACAAACTGTGAGCCGAACTGTAGCCCCGGACTGTATCGTTCCCGCAGTCCACGAGGAAGCTCGACCGTCATCTCCGGAGTGTTCGCGACCAGCCACTCCGTCACCTCGACCACATCGCAGTCCGGAACAGTAAGCCCTGCGGCGGCAGCCAAGCGCGTGACGATGAACTCGTTCGCCAGCACACGGCGGTGCTGTGGGTTGTTCTGGAACTTCACCACCCACAGCTTGCTGTCCGAGCCCAGCATAAGCTGGCTCTGTGCCCCCCCGCGCATTCTTCGGATTGCCTGTACTGCCTGAATCGCCAACCGAACTTCTCCCCCGCTAAGAATACAAGTTGCGAGTTTGCTGTTGCTATACAACTACCTGAGCATCTCTGCTCTTACGGACTGCGCAATTGCCATAGCCATCACGCAATCGTCGTGCGCTCCATTTGCCGCACCGGTGCGGCCATTCGCCATCCGAACAAACGTCCTGCACTCCTCGAGCAGACGGCGACTCATGAACCGCCAGGGCGAGTCGACCAGCAGCGATCCGAGCTGCGCGATCATGTTCGGCTTATTGCCTGCCGTCGTCAGCCATCCTGCTACACCATCCATCTCATATACATTCGCATAGTGCTCAACGGTGCTTAGATAGGCCAGCACGGCCGCTCCGTGGTTATTGCGCTCCACAGCGATCTGCGCGTTGTTGTACTCCCGAGCCAATGAGGCCACGGCTTGTGCCAGTTCCAGCGGGCCGAGCCGCTGCTGCAACTCCGCGCATTGCAGCCCTGTGCTAATCTCGACCACTTGTACAGCAGCGAAGTCCCCTTCCGATCCCCCTCCCGCCGTATCCGCAGCAACGATATAACGACGATCGCTCTGGGGAGGCAGCCAGATATGGAGAGCACCGCCGCGACGTATTTCCAGTGGCTTCGGAGCCAGCTCAATCCGCTTCTCAATCGGCCCTACTTCGAAATAGCAATCACCTGTTGCACGAAAGCAACTTACAGCATCTTCCGCGAATTCCTGCGAACGCAGCCCCTGATAGCTGGCCTCGAGCGCGCGACGGAAGCCGATTTGTTCGTCCTTCAATCCATGCGCCAGCACTAGCACCTTCTCCTCATCGGTGAAGTCTGTAACCGGATCGGATACATAGACCTCCTCCATCCACCAGGGAAAGAAGTGACGCCTGGTCCCGTTGGCCTCGGCGCGATTCCACTCGTTGTAGAAGCAGCCATAGGCACCATTTGGAGTGGACTCGATCACCATCTCACCACTCGGGGAGAGCGCAGCGCGCAGCCCGGCCAGAGTCTCCTGCGCATCGCCGGGCCAGCGGCTTACCTCGCTCAGGTGCAGGTTCTGGATCGAGAGTCCACGGCCTGCTCCGGTCGCGTCCGCGCTCAGAATACGAAACTCGCTGTCGAGTTCGGGAAAGCACATCTGCCCGACATTGGCACGACTACGGCGCAGCGGACCTTCGCGTGCATCCTTGGGCAGATGCTCCCAGAAACGCTGCACCATACGGAAGATTCCCTCGGCAGCTTCGCGGGTCTGCGCCACCTGCACAGTCAGCGTGCCGCTTGTTGTGATCGTCTTCATAAACATTCGCGCTGCCACCCAGGTGGTGATGCCCATCTGCCGCGCCTTCAGCACAATGTTTCGTCGTTCTTTCTTCTGCTCGAATGTGCGTTGCACCGTGTTGGCCTTCAGCGGAATTACCTTGCCATTGCGGTTGCGCACCTTCATATGTGCTTCAATCGCGGTAATCATCCTCTCCGGGCTGGACTGGATCTCCTCGCCCAGCTTCAAGACTCCTGCTACATCCCAGATCATCTCTTCCCACCATTTCTTCTTTGTTCTCCCTGTCCACCCCAAAACGATGGCCGGTGCGCCGCAAATTAATCTGCGGCACCACCGGCCACACCGATACGATCGCGTTCAAGACTCTGAATGGAGAACAAAATATTCTCCATTCAGAGCAATTACATCTCCCAGTGGCAGCCGCTCACGTTCTTAGGGTTAGGTACATCCCGCAGCGTTAGCGTGCTATTTGCCGGAACAGTAACGACGCTCGCGAACTCCAGCCCGTTGATCAACTGACTGGAGTTCAGAGGAGCCACCGTTACCGTGTAGGTCGATTGAGGATTATTGATGCGATAGATCGCGCCGCTCTGTCCTGTGCAGTCCGGCAGCGTCATCACACCTGCATTTGCCAATCCGGAGAGCGATACCGCGCCGTCGGCTGCCGTCATGCTGTAAGGCAGTGCGGCAACAACATGTGGATTCGTCTCGTTGTAACCAAAGGTGTAGTTCAGCACGTTGCTGACGGCGTTCGCCAATAGCTGCTGACCTGCCTGGTTGGGATGCACTCCATCGGCATTGAATACCGAGGTGTTTGCATAAGCACCGTCTGCCCCGAGTTGAGGATTCGCAGCAAAGTCGACGATGCCATCCGCCCCGGCCTGACGTGCCTTACCCAGGACCAGCGCGTTATAGGCGTTCTTGTC
This portion of the Edaphobacter sp. 4G125 genome encodes:
- a CDS encoding helix-turn-helix domain-containing protein — encoded protein: MHHVAIDDYVLDVLLPDLTGHDHSPAAFLVYVILWTRLYRSEQRSVAISLQQFVESTGLSKTAVQRSLQLLKRRKLISITKSNRTAVPRYTLMRHWLKRRSR
- a CDS encoding phage portal protein; the protein is MRIRETVKDIWQKVASVDAAEINASQGDRKTKALPAILSPYQGARVGQNALPKPTPANLRRFAETPVVRRAINVVKDKVASMDWQVRIRRGYKMSDVANAKERLLILRSGLEEPNVSDSFRVLWEQVIEDLLVGGFGAVEMETTGDPERPFHLWAVDGATIQIDTRWDGDPARPRYAQATGRLGTDALIPLRDDELMYVRLNPRTHTPFGLGRLEVAFETVNQFLSANRYAGRLASNSVVQYALWLNEVTPEQHDRLIRWWQDEIEGTGRVPVLSSKNKPEVLRFAGGTDADLRLQWQEMLIRLIANAFELPPMLLGVPGDVNRSTAAELANEAFQSAVVPVAKLVAEHITRDLVSKKLGWREFEFCFNELEGRDEASEAAIQKTLIETGVMTVDEVRAMRGLPPLTQANEGGRL
- a CDS encoding DUF3037 domain-containing protein, with the translated sequence MPDRIQCEFFLIRYVPDVVKGEFTNIGVVLREVNSPASREPNTVVRFTRDWSRVRCMDADADVGLLESLESEIAERLLLGAADTKPVMQLLEDALSNSVQITEARASLAVNMTAELEQLMRMYVEPLKVKQERRKSGRAAIAEVMRDEFERARVWGLMRKRIAASTYTRPGDPMKIDCGYRAVQGGLIRMFQAVSLEGDVEAAKSLAWSAPQLREGVERVENARLELTAVVEAVKKGKEEEVESAERYRFGVEAMEREQIRVVTLSDLARVAETARLELRV
- a CDS encoding HipA domain-containing protein, with amino-acid sequence MAIQAVQAIRRMRGGAQSQLMLGSDSKLWVVKFQNNPQHRRVLANEFIVTRLAAAAGLTVPDCDVVEVTEWLVANTPEMTVELPRGLRERYSPGLQFGSQFVGGLMPGQVVDYLPDPQLDEVKNLREFAGMLCIDKWTGNCNGRQAVFERRPRERRYRASFIDQGFCFNAGEWSFPDSPLRGVYQRNRVYAGVTGWQSFEPWLSKIEAMEADTLWRIAEQVPPEWYGGDTLVLERLMEQLLMRRSRVRELITSFRDSNREPFPMWNQTAKVVVSQQFATVANERGWVM
- a CDS encoding phage terminase large subunit family protein, encoding MIWDVAGVLKLGEEIQSSPERMITAIEAHMKVRNRNGKVIPLKANTVQRTFEQKKERRNIVLKARQMGITTWVAARMFMKTITTSGTLTVQVAQTREAAEGIFRMVQRFWEHLPKDAREGPLRRSRANVGQMCFPELDSEFRILSADATGAGRGLSIQNLHLSEVSRWPGDAQETLAGLRAALSPSGEMVIESTPNGAYGCFYNEWNRAEANGTRRHFFPWWMEEVYVSDPVTDFTDEEKVLVLAHGLKDEQIGFRRALEASYQGLRSQEFAEDAVSCFRATGDCYFEVGPIEKRIELAPKPLEIRRGGALHIWLPPQSDRRYIVAADTAGGGSEGDFAAVQVVEISTGLQCAELQQRLGPLELAQAVASLAREYNNAQIAVERNNHGAAVLAYLSTVEHYANVYEMDGVAGWLTTAGNKPNMIAQLGSLLVDSPWRFMSRRLLEECRTFVRMANGRTGAANGAHDDCVMAMAIAQSVRAEMLR